CTCGGGCATGACTGCATGTTCTGGCTACACAGGAGCATCATACACAGCTGTATGATGTGCATGGCAGTCTCTAATCGGCATTTATAGCAGAGTAATGTATATTAGCGTGAGCATGCAGCAGTTTATTCATGAAGAATTCGGTTGACTTGCtaatgttttaaaggtgcactatgtaagaaCCGGCCAACTGTAAAGGAAGAGGTAGCTTATCATTAGAGTAAGCGCTAACTGCTTTTAACTTtcgctgctgttagctagtaagctcaATTAACCGTGCAGCTTGCGGTCGCATTAGCTGACTTTACCTGGGCTTGGAGCTTGTATCCTCTCAGACTCTCACCTCTTGAGGTTCATTGGgcttttaatttcatttttaaatattttaaacaagAACTCtcacataatgcacctttaaagcttgTCATAAAATATTTTGAGTCTCCACAGctttaaagaaaaagtgaaaagttaGCTAAAAAGATTGGTACCACTTTCATATCTGtactttaaatatgaagctaataTTGCAGCCAACAGCTTGATTAGCTTACCATAGCACAAAGACCGTAAACTAAGGGAAGCAGCACAACACATTTAGTGAGTTAGTTAGTTTACTTTCTTAATTTTGAACAGAGGTAGACTAGGCAAGCAGTTTCTCATGTTATCCAGTTATTGTGCTAAGGTAAGCTAACCGGCTGCCGGCAGCACCGTCATATTTAACGTACAGACACGTGAGTGGTGTCATTCATCCAATTTTATTCTCAGCTAAAATAAGCTAACAAGCGTATttccacaaatcttaaactgttcctttaaacaaGTGCAGTTTAAATCTGTTGTCATAACCAATATGAACGTTAAATCAAAGGTGAAGGCACCTGTTACCTTCAAAATCCACTGCATTGTAAAAGTGCATGCACCATAACTacagtatatataatataatatatgtaatgtTCACTTTAATTTTTGCTTTGAAACAGCTTAAATTGATGTAGACTTGTGTAAAACTCACCAGATTACAAATGACTGTATCTGCCATAACATGGGCTTTCCATTTTTACTGCTAAAAGCAGCTTATGCCTCCGACATACCATACTTTTATGTCTTTATCCTGTAATGATGGTAAGCTTGTCTGAAAAGAGGCCAAACAATAAAGGGGATTTAGCAATTTGCACTGTGGTTTGATGAGGTAAGCAGTGTACTTACGCTAAAGGCTTCTCGGGATAAGAATTAACGCTCTGTGTGTGCATCGACTGAGACAAGCCCTGCGCATCATCCAGcctcctccagagccacaaaAAAATTGCAGCCAATCCCCATGCAGAATGAGATCACTGACCTCCAACTCGCTTTGCCTTTGAATGAGATAACCCATCACCTCAAGATGCTGTTTTGATTTGCCTTATAAAGGCTGATACAATGAGCCAATTAAATGAGGCGGCTAGCATGTCAGGGGCCCAGTGTGCTTAGGAGCTAATGGCAGCCAGTGCCAGTATGAGGGCACTCTGATGAACTGGGAGGATGGAGGAAGGAGTGTTACCTACCTCCTAATACAGAGATTTAAGGAGGAACAGCCATCACAGTACAGAATGGGAGAACAAAAGGTGAAAGGGTGACAGGTTAGAGAGAGGAGCggaggaacaaaaaacactgaaagactTTTGGAAGACATAACAAAGCACAAAGATCACCAtgccagagagacagagagagcgtaATCACCAAAAAGAACATGCtgtaagagaggagaggaaggagaggagagacaatACAGAGAGGAGACTTCATGGGATGATAGGACAAGGACAGAAACTTTGCGGTCGTGTCACAGATTTCTGAGCTACCTTAGCTCCATCATGAAGGTGGACAGTTTTTGGGCAAAGGTAGGGCTGCATGGGTAGAAATGAGCTAACTAAAACTTTTTTGCTATTCAATGTAGAGTAAAGTAGCTTTTTCGGTAGTAGCTCCCGTTCTGTCAGGACTTAAGTCAGTTTGTAGCCACTAGCTGCACGGTTAACtcagctaactggctaacaACAGGGAGTAGCTACAGCCATATACCGCAACTGAAAAGAatatagtgagcagcagttagcggcttCACTGGTGACCTGCTGCACCCCGTGTGTTTGGAGTGACTTGTGAGaggtggtcaattcttacatatgcacctttaaaatgctaacatgccCTACATTCACACATTATTTAACGTAAAGGGGCTAACAGCTAAAAATCAACCTGAGAGTATAAAGCCATGCTAGCGGCCTGTGAGGCTGTACGTAGGCAGAGTGTTGCTTTGAGCTATGTGTTAACACGGACATGCTACCGTGTTATGCAGCTGGCTAACAGCTCAGGCTGAGTCACCAGCAAGGAGAggtaataaaacacaaaaatctgcATGATTTGCCTTGGGTCAGAGCTGAAAGAGGCACAGCTAGATGAATTTACATATCATCACAAATCAAGTGGTGCTCCAGGCTTTGTCACGACTTCCACTCTCGTTCACTAGTAAATCCTGTCCCATGACTGACTGAAAACtatgtcacatttttttatgAGGCAATTTATGCGCAGAGCAGAATAATATCACTGACAGCTTTAATGAGCTCGCAAATTCATAAATATATTCCTGTCGTAGTATACACCTTGCATCATTTTCTGTCAGTGAAAATGTAGGACTTAATTCTAGGTTAAGTTGTGCAATCAGCTATTTTCAGCCATTTAATGCCCCAAGAGCTGTCGAcctccaacatggctgctgacAGCCCATCATAAACAagttacacacaaacaaacaaacagggaaaTAAAGGACACTGCTCCTCAAACTGACGTTGAGGGTCTTCTGACAAAAATCAACAtaaaaagtttatgtcaaaagtttcttcttttttgtgtcTCCCGAATGCACATACCGAGCTTTAGGAGCCAGCCTTCTCTGTCGGGGTTGAAGAACGTGTGCGTCAGATCGTTGCCATCGTCCTCTGGGATTTTGAAAGGCTCGTTTTTGATGCTGTCGTAGAGGTTCTgcaggcgggggggggggggggggggggggggaacgatTAATCAACAAGGTAAACAGTGGAGGAAATGCCTCTTTCGTATGGAGTGGGTGTAACAGAACGGTCCCAGAGATCATTCATcatcacagacacatacacatacacacgctcATTACAGAGAAATACTCACCCTGAGCAGTTCCTCTGGCAGATCTCCTCCTTCGTTGATGCCTCTGTTCATGGAGATAAAGCGCTCCACAGGGGGCTTGTCTCTGACGTTGGGATTGTGTAGGCTGGTGTTCAGCATGATGATGGCAAATGACAGCACGTAGCAGGTATCTGTAGGAAAATCCAACGGGTTACACAAGTTTATGTCACAGTGATAATATTTTTATGGAGACAAAAAATCGTTTTAAAACAATAATGCATCTACAAAGGGTGTAGAAAGGCGCAGAATAAAAGTGTCTCTTTTCCTCAAAAACACTATTATGATTGTGTTAAATTATTTAAGCCAATAGCCAATTGTGAGCCAATAGCATAGCAAGTAAAGTACCAAgtggtatctgtgttttgtcagcatCAAGAGCCTTAGTAGTTGCTGCtttgtggggaaaaaacatagaaaaggtTGATTTCTACTTTCTACTGTGCTTAGCTGGCTAGTGTTTATTGACTAGTTGATTGACAGACTGATTATATAGATGGGACAAGTAATATAATGACAATAACATAAGCTGCCATCCAAGACCAAAACTAGGACACAAGTAACAGTGAAGCAATTATTGGACATTCACACTGCCTTTTTGTATAAGATTTATACATATCTCAGACATGTTTTCAATTTACTTTGTACCTTTTGCTTCCTGAAGTAGGCATTAACTTTGTACATATGACAGGGAAGGCAAATTGTTTGTGGCATGTGTGCtgtaacattttttgtttttcagtacATATAACAGGATGTCATCAGCATATGTTGATCATTTGTGTTCATTATGACCTTTCAGGTTATAATTTCTTCTTTCTATTAAGGCATTTTCTCAATAGATGATAAATACAGGCTGTGGTTCAGCTGTCTCTCTCTTAGCAGTGCATCACTTTTAGTTTTTCAATAATAATTTGGATTTTGTGCTGCATCCGATAGATGCGTGTGgtgtgagtgagagaaaaagtaaGTGGGGGAGGCAGGGCtttggtctctctactgtttgttAATGCTCAGACGCACACGGGCCACTGGCTGCCTGTAAATGAATCATTCATTCCCCTCTGTCTGATCCTCTCACTGACACACTTTGGTCCTGGCTGTCCTACGCTGCCTATTGTCCGCCTGCTAACACACATTCTCTATAAAAAATAGAGGAGCTTTACTCGCAGTGAGTACGATGGGGCAAGAGGAATGTCAGCGCAATCAAAAGGACAATGAGCATGATGAGGCAGTGAGAGAAACGGCTTGCTCATTCCCCTGGTGATTAAAGATGCCTGAtcgttttatatttttatggtGCTCAGTGTGTGCTGACTGCTACACACGTGGTTCTAAGCGGCTCCCCTGTCATCCACACACAACCATGCCTGACTATGCGCAGATTGTGTACGAGACTTTCATCTAAATGCCTGACAGTGTTACCGAGCATTAGAAACGTCACAAGGTCAGATTCACAAATCATGTCAATCACCGCCTGTAGAACACATCACTAAAAAGTCCGAAAAAGTGTTCTGAGTCTGAATTTTGCAAAATCTATATATGAGCAGGAAGTCCGTCAACTGAATTGACAGAACCTGTAGTATTCCCTTAACGGGACTGATTGTATCCTCAACAATCTTGTACACAATAGATTGCCCAACTTTAATTATTTACAGGCTGTTGTAGTTGAAGCCTTGGTTTATAACAAGACCGTGTATCACTCAGCCAGGTTGACTCTTCCTGAATAATGGATGTCCCTTGTTTGTTGCTGGTTGTTTGCTCTGAACTCATCTCCTGCAGGGGACTGTGATCTGTAGTTACTGTAATCTGGTTAATCCTCATTGAGCTGTAGTTACAGTAACTCTTTTGGCTTAATGatcaaaatgcattaaaaagcAGGCCATCAGTCAATGCTTTTTAGACCCTCAGGCTGTAATTGTGTTGGACTGCTTGTCAGTGCATTGACTTTGTCCAACATATTGGATTTCACACTCATATGCATATAGACAACCTGACTATTGTTCATCATTGATCAGCGTCCGACCAGAGTGACTTATCCCTAGGGGTACTATTACAGTTTCCATAGGATACATGGAAATACTAGctcaattaataaaaaaataaatataagttattgtttggtaaaaaaaaaaagaaatagaaatagaaagtAGAATCCGCATTAAGTCAGCTGTAACATCAACGCCGTGACAAGTGAGAGTAGCCTTCAAAACTGGAGATCTAAAGCATTGGCAGCTTACAGTAGAagataaatggttgaaatagaaagataagataagataagataagataagatacaATGAGATAAGTTTGTCTTTTATTGATCCCCTGCAGGagaaattcattttttaaattgaattataattaataaataGTGAGATTATTTAAGAATGTATTAGTTGGTTAAATGGTTAAAACTAACGAAAACTTTGATAAAAGTAGGCTAATAGATTCAATGGTTAGCTAACCATGATAAACAGTTAGCTAAAGGTAGGCTACTTGATAAATGGTGAGCTAACAGTAATAAATGTTTAGCTGAAAGTACTACATTAAATGGTGAGTTAAATATGATcgatactgtaaataaaaaaataaatattatataaatgGACTAAAGCGGTTGGCTTTAAGGATTTAATGGTATGCTAACTGCACTAGCTTACACACTTAGCTCAAAGGAGAATATTGAAAAATGTTGGCTAAAAGTTATAAATAGTTAGCTAAGAGAAATTAATGTTTTGCTAAAAGTGAATGGATTCAGTGGTTAGCTTGGACACATGCATGGCAGGCTGAAGAAATGTAATCATCTGTAGGTAATGATAATAACTAATGGAAAATGGGCTAATGGATTAATAGCCATGTTCTGCCTTACAATTATAGTAGTACAAATGCAAGCTACACCAAACCGACCTAAACATTGGCCAAGAAAAATATTGTAGTAATCTCTACTTCTCCATGATTAATAATGAACATTAACGTCCAGTTTGAAATCGATTTAATTGAACACATTTGGAACATGACGGATGGTGCCAATGAGGGGTCGGAGCAGCACATCTGAAAGGCCGCTCGGTATATAAAGCTGGAAATGACTGGCTGACAGGACCGCAGCCTGCTTTGTGTCTGACCTGTCGACTGGAAGACTCCAGGGTTGCACTGGCAGTACCGCGAGGCAAACGCCTCCATCATACGGTCAATCTTCTGAGCTTCACCAGGCAAACGGAAACTCCACAGGAATTGCCTATgataggaggagaggaggagtatGTTATTTTTTGGTACCACACAGAGTCCGGGTCCACAGGACATTGCCTTTGTCTTCTCTCCGCTCGATTATTTGGGTTAATCATTCTGCTGACCGTAGAGCTTGGACGAGGTTGAGGTCTGCAAACTCATGCAGCTCCACAAAAGCCTGCAGCACCTTGATGTTGAAGTCATCCCtggtggaaagaaagaaagatgagtGAAATCAGATTTCCAATGCTATCTCCAAGTCATTTCTATTTTTCAAAAAGGACAAGATTGTCCAGGAGATATCAAAACACCTCAGAGAAGATTCAAGATAACCAAGCACAATGTGAACCCAGAAGACAGGGTGGGGGGACCATATTTCCTCCATGAAAGCATTTCTCAACCTGAATTCCTGTTTTCTCAGCATTCCTGTCATGTTTGTTCCCTTATTCATACCGGCCGCCGAGTGTGAAGTCTGGAAGCAATTTAAACAGCTGGCCGATGCGGAGTGTTTCTCCGCCCTGAGGGGGGGGAAACGGTGTGTTCGAATGATGGAAAAACAGCTCAGACTGAACCCACACAGTCTCCTTTTTGTCAGAGGTTTGTTTGGCTGTCGGAGGAAAAGTCAACAGCTGCTTTCAGGCTGCGGTCACGGCGTCTCTGATCCTGTTTGTCGTACATCCATGATCCTCATCCTGTAtcgtctttgtgttttgtattgttccACTGAAACCAGgaatttttctgacttttgtgttgtttttttgttgttttttggtggAAAGACGCAGTGGAAATGTTGAGAGGGAGTACAAGGGAGTGCTGGCTAACATGAGCCAAACAAACTTGTATTGCAATAACATTCTTTGATTATTTGGACGACGACTTCGGGGCTTTTCTTCTCCACTGAGGGATTGTGATTGTATCCTGCCCTATATAGGCCTCTGcaaccaaataaaatgaatcCTCTGAGGGTTTCATATATACGGTTATTGCATTTATTAAACACGAATGTtgcttaaaaataatataaaaactgCATATATACGTTTCGGTGACAAACAAGGCTGACTTATACAGAGACAATATAAAAGTCTCGTTGAGTAAATTAAGAATCAATCATCTGCTCAGCCTGCGTCATTCTCCCACtatcttcctctccctctccactcaGCATGCAATGATAGGTTCCTGCTCCTTGCATAAGCTCAATTAGTGATAATTACCGAGTGTAAAGTCTCAGCCTGTGCTTAGAGTGATTTTCACCGGGTAGGTGGCCTCTTTGAAGATCCACCGTGAATAAAGCCTCAGGCCAACACGAAGAGTCCCCAgaggcccccccccctccacgcCCCAAACTGACAGCCTCATTCacctcagagtgtgtgtgtgtcattgtttcTGCCACTGTTCATTGATACACTGATCCTCAGTGAGCACCTGGGCTCAGATAAAATAATAGACAGCGGGTGAAGAGTTAAGACAGTAAATGAAGGTCCTACATTTTTGCCAAAGAAGGGCGTATTTTTAAGTTCTGTATGCCAGGAAAGAAAGTGACGTTTTAACTTGGCTCGTGTGGGTCTGTGACcaacacaaagcacaaagaaaTTGGCTGCAATggtgtctttttctctcaccGCCCTCTTTTACTTTCTTCGTGTGCTGCTGATCACTCTTTGGTGTTGCTGTTTCTATTCCGCCCTCCCAAAGATCACCTGCCAGTCACGGAGCCGCAGCTCGACTGCAATCAGACTTTTTCTGTTGATAACGTTCATGTTTTCTTCAGATACAGCAGGTATCAATAGTCATGCTTACCACCCAGACTTCATTCCACATTTTTAAGAGGTAGAGGTAGATCGATGCACAGTTATATATATACCAGTTTCTATTGGCTTATTACGAATACACTGGCAATGGTTTTAGATGAGTATAATTTCAGTATATAGTATCGCGGAGATTCTTACAAGAAAAAACTCTGTTAAGTCCAAAGCAAAATCTTTTCAAACTCAAATAATGATATTGGTATTAGCCTCAAAACTTCACTCTAGATTGTGTTATAAAGTCTGGCCAGATCGAGTGTCGCCCTGGGAAATTATCATGACCAATCGTCAGCAGCTTTTTTGTGTCTGAGTTTTGAGTTTACGGTGTCAAAAAgctaataatagtaataattaaGAGGAAAATGGACGTAcaattcatgatttttttcccccagatgAGAAATATCAAATGGATTATATTCAAGATATCAAAACTCTGATGTGCACTCCCTTGCAGCCTGGTTTTGATTTAGCGTAGATCTTCCCTGTTCGCCTCACACAGTTTCTTCACCTATCTGATATCACCATCAGATACCACCATCATCCATCTCACTAGTTGCAGGACTCCCCTTCTTCTTCGTTATCCATTAGTCTGGCCTGAAACTTGAGCAGCTGGATGGCCCTTTCGCTGCCACTCATAAGCACACAAGTGGACTATGACAACACACCGGCTCTAAGATTCATTGGGGGGGGTCAATCGTGATCTCCCTCTTTAATCAATAAATCCAGCCCTTAATTCCCTTCTCTTATCACAGAGGAAGCATGGACTTGATAGATGCTCTGTCTCACCGTTCGCCTAAATAGTCTCCGATGACGGTCTTGTTGAGGCCCTCGCCTTTGTAGAGGAACTGGGCGATGTCTTCGGGGGTGTGCTGGAGGAGGTCGTTCTCCAGCAGGAACTGGATCCCCTGGggaggaaaagaagagaaaacaggatGGCTGTTCGTCTCAATCGAGGAGGGGATGTTGGAAAATGACAGCAGGGTTTCGTGGCTGAGCATGGACGGCTCCTCACACCAGACATTGTAGACTGCGGTGGTTTGTGTGGCGGTTACCTTCTTTGGGTCCATGTTGAATTTCTTCCTGCCCATGGCgatctgtttgtttctctgggATGTTTTACTgccacacagaaacagaaatgtagagATTTCATTCAGTTTTCTCCATTTCTTTGTACCCTAAACAGCCTGTTAGGTACCAGAATGTCAAACACAACAATATACTTTATTTATAGTCGCAGCTGCGATATTATTTCCTGCCACATCTGGTCTATCTATTATATGTGGACATGCTCGAGTCTAATCTGAAAAACATGCGCACACACGTCTCCAGActtcaaaatgtgtgtgtgattcaggTGACAGTGATAGATGAGAGGACAAAGCAGACAAAAACCCTAGTGACAGACTGCACACACTGTTTACGTATGGAGAACGTGCCTGTTGATTTATACCAGGCACATATGCCGCGCGTCGGCTGTCACTGTTTGTTTAACGCAGCTGTTGGATGGAGATCACACACCGTCTATCCGGACTGTAGCATTAAGTACATTGTATAGAACGGTGCTGTTATACCAGGTGTAATAAGCCAATATTTTATCGATGCAAACAACCAGGTAGATACGGCTGTCCGATACTGCTGAAGTCACATCCTCGTCAGCTATGTCCGCGCCATTCAAAACAGGACACGTCCTTCTAATCTAACTGTGTCTGACGTCTCTGAACATGCAAATCCCAAAACCTGACAAAGATAGAGGCGCGACTAAGAGCCGCAGTTCTGGTGCTGGCTATTTGTGACcagcgtttgtgttttttagaaATGAAGAGGTCATGGGGATTTGTTGTTTCGTTGTGGCGACTTGAGGAgtaataaacattttacaatTCAATGTTAAAGGTTGATCTTTTTTTACAGCTGGAAATACTTTTAGATTACAGGATTACAAATAAACTAGTGAtgcatttccacaaaacttggatgaaggatgggtctcggccaaGAACAGACCCCATTTGGCTTTCGTTGTGGATTTGGATAAACGGATGGGAGGATGGATCATTTCTCAGACATATAAAGGTGGCTGGTAGCTATGAGtgaggggactgttgggccctGGTGGATTATTACATCTAAGTCTGCTTTTGATTATTTATATGTTATTGCAGAGCTCCAAAAGTTTACGCGAAACAACATTTATACCTCGCCCACCACATTCTTCACTTTACTTACATCCACATTCTCAATAtattctattaaaaaaaagccCCCAAATATTTTCAAAGAGTGAGTGATTGTCTTCAGTAATGTGAATTATCTTTATCCGGGAGTGATCACATGCATGAggacattttattcatttttttttttttttaacatttgccATTACTGAAACTGTGAAGTATCACGCAGAAACTATGGTCTTTTAATGATCACTTACAATATCACTGAACTACTGTATGGAAATATACAAATAACCTGAATATACGGACAAGTGGCTTGAACGTGCTGTATTACACACATCATATGCACCAACTACATCTGCATCTTGGCCTCTGTGACTCACCTTTCTCCAACACACGTCAGCTGCTCGATCTCCGTCATGACTTCGGCTATCTCAAACTTCAACCTCTGAGAAGAAAGTGCGAGACACGTCACAGTCGGTTAAAACAGGAAAGATGATGTACGGCATGAAAAGGACAGCCAACGCATCGCACCAAATGGAAActtcatcccttttttttttggggggggcaaTCGGGTGTGCAAAGATGTTCTTCAGTTCAATTTGCATTGATGACAGCATGCAAATAGCGCGACAGTGTAGATAGATAGGCAAAGACAAAATGATGACCAAACTTCAGACATTATAAAAAGAATACACTCTATTCAGAAATatcttttaaatctttttttcatattttttcagcTATCAATGCAGTGCATGGTATTTATCAGAAAAGGCAGGACTACCATCAGATGCTCATTTGGTAAAACACACACCTCAATATCATCGAGCAGCTCTCTCTTCCTGCGTCGGATGTTTGACAGCTCATCCCTCTCCTCCAGGGACAGATCCTCAGGAACTGAAACACATGATGGAGAAAACACAGTGTGTACACAGATCACATCAACATACTCACTCAGCTGCCTGCAGATTAGAGAAAAACAAAGGGAGCCCTCAATCCAATGTTGTCCAATCTCATGGAGTTCACAACCAGAGATGTAAAATGGGAAAAGAGTCATCGTCCCCCTTGTAGAGTGGAGTGAAAGCACTTCCGCTTCTGGGTTTGACTGTTTCACCCTGTTCTGCTGGAGCAACACATATCAAGAGCCTGCACGTTCGTCTTAATTAACTAGAGAAAGAGCGAGGGCGGAGGGGTTTTAATTATTCCACTTGAAAGTGCTTTGCCCCCTCCTTCCCTCATACTCCACTTGGCTCGGGGGAAAAA
Above is a genomic segment from Sparus aurata chromosome 20, fSpaAur1.1, whole genome shotgun sequence containing:
- the LOC115571167 gene encoding cytohesin-3-like, with translation MDEDNHVPEDLSLEERDELSNIRRRKRELLDDIERLKFEIAEVMTEIEQLTCVGESKTSQRNKQIAMGRKKFNMDPKKGIQFLLENDLLQHTPEDIAQFLYKGEGLNKTVIGDYLGERDDFNIKVLQAFVELHEFADLNLVQALRQFLWSFRLPGEAQKIDRMMEAFASRYCQCNPGVFQSTDTCYVLSFAIIMLNTSLHNPNVRDKPPVERFISMNRGINEGGDLPEELLRNLYDSIKNEPFKIPEDDGNDLTHTFFNPDREGWLLKLGGRVKTWKRRWFILTDNCLYYFEYTTDKEPRGIIPLENLSIREVDEPRKPNCFELYNPNHKGQVIKACKTEADGRVVEGNHVVYRISAPTPEEKEEWIKSIKASISRDPFYDMLATRKRRIANKK